In the genome of Photobacterium sp. TLY01, one region contains:
- a CDS encoding LysR family transcriptional regulator has product MAQHLRNRLNSIRPLRVFSHVYELGSVTLAAQALSLTQPTVSIQLRQLTEVIGSPLYQMRGKHIIFTEAGHAVARYCQRITSATDDLESELADLVDLKAGTLRVAVVTSAKYFTPHLLGDFCQKYPLIDIVLKVGNRDTILSRYEQGLDDVYLFSHLESEMNESAIRFLPNLLYPVAHIDHPLSQKKEISINEFLTYPILAREPGSGTRFAIESHLRKLNLSFKPKLVIESNEAIKHCVLAEMGLAILSQYALYYEPNDNITYLPVETFPIETYWHIVKSPMKIQTPLSKVFTQHLLDEKIIYNKLLSS; this is encoded by the coding sequence ATGGCTCAGCACCTGAGAAACAGATTGAATAGCATTAGGCCTTTACGCGTTTTTAGTCATGTTTATGAACTCGGTTCTGTAACACTTGCAGCCCAAGCGCTCAGTCTTACTCAACCTACAGTATCAATCCAATTGAGACAGCTCACAGAAGTCATTGGCTCTCCGCTGTATCAAATGAGAGGAAAGCACATCATATTCACTGAAGCTGGGCATGCCGTGGCTCGTTACTGCCAAAGAATAACCTCTGCTACAGATGACCTAGAGTCTGAACTTGCTGATCTAGTGGATTTAAAGGCCGGCACTTTACGTGTAGCTGTTGTAACATCGGCAAAATATTTCACCCCTCACCTGTTAGGCGATTTTTGTCAAAAATACCCTTTAATAGATATCGTTCTAAAAGTTGGAAACAGAGATACTATACTGAGTCGTTACGAACAAGGTTTAGATGATGTTTACTTGTTTAGTCATCTTGAAAGTGAAATGAATGAGTCAGCGATTAGGTTTTTACCAAATTTACTTTATCCAGTGGCTCACATCGATCATCCTCTGTCACAAAAGAAAGAAATTTCAATCAATGAGTTTTTAACTTATCCGATCTTAGCAAGAGAACCAGGATCTGGAACTCGATTTGCTATTGAAAGTCATCTGAGAAAACTGAACTTATCATTTAAACCAAAGCTGGTTATAGAGAGTAATGAAGCAATTAAACACTGTGTTCTTGCAGAAATGGGACTGGCTATTCTCTCTCAGTATGCACTTTATTATGAGCCAAATGATAATATCACCTACTTACCGGTGGAAACATTTCCCATTGAAACCTACTGGCATATTGTTAAATCACCAATGAAAATTCAAACGCCGTTGTCTAAAGTTTTTACTCAGCATTTATTAGATGAGAAAATAATTTATAATAAATTGTTGTCATCATGA